In Phragmites australis chromosome 24, lpPhrAust1.1, whole genome shotgun sequence, the following are encoded in one genomic region:
- the LOC133907037 gene encoding soluble starch synthase 2-1, chloroplastic/amyloplastic-like isoform X3 codes for MAAAPSSLLAPPPAAAPGTAAASCCRCRRRGVALLRPVARASRRRSRPATRPVRFCVNVGSGWPVVLMGSIHRGSARGISAAGVGADAAGQVGQDDDDEDVARITNEALRATIRKSKEVLARHRSILKQISEKKKLISAIADSSIHNEQEPLSGQSDSTFTHLNAVSEGEEIGYGRQTFLDRHAQQSKFDTVYGESIYDQNEYYESLDGDDAEFSESFGEVNYEHYQYQYDSFPRAAHSVYEPEDAHSEKEQPVNEGANNNSSASGGVDVMNVILVAAECAPWSKTGGLGDVAGALPKALARRGHRVMVVVPKYGDYAEPQEIGEPRRYQVAGQDMEVKYYHAYIDGVDFVFIDNPIFDHVESEIYGGNRTINFYLQDILKRMVLLCKAAVEVQWYVPCGGFCYGDGNLVFIANDWHTALLPVYLKAYYRDNGFMTYARSVLVIHNIAHQGRGPIDDFGYLDLPGHCMDQFKLYDPFGGDHLNIFAAGIKAADRLLTVSHGYAWEVKTPEGGWGLHSIIYESDWKFQGIVNGIDTTDWNPWHDVHLQSDGYTNYSLETVQTGKAQCKEALQKELGLPVRGDVPVIAFIGRLDHQKGVDLIAEAMPWIAGQDVQLIMLGTGRQDLEDTLRRLESQHYDRVRGWVGFSVRLAHRMTAGADILLMPSRFEPCGLNQLYAMMYGTVPVVHAVGGLRDTVEQYNPYEEVGLGWTFEKAEANKMIDALGHCLNTYRNYRSSWEGIQRRGMMQDLSWDNAAKLYEEVLVAAKYQW; via the exons ATGGCGGccgccccctcctccctcctcgccccgcctcccgCCGCGGCGCCGGGGACCGCGGCGGCCTcctgctgccgctgccggcGCAGGGGCGTCGCCCTCCTCCGCCCGGTGGCTCGCGCCTCCCGCCGTCGCAGCAGGCCGGCGACCCGCCCG GTGAGGTTCTGCGTGAATGTTGGTTCTGGGTGGCCCGTGGTGCTCATGGGATCGATCCACAGGGGGTCGGCCAGGGGTATAAGCGCCGCTGGGGTGGGTGCCGACGCTGCGGGTCAAGTCGGTCaggatgacgacgacgaggatgtAGCTCGTATCACCAATGAGGCGCTTCGTGCCACCATCCGGAAGAGCAAAGAAGTGCTGGCAAGGCACAGGAGTATACTCAAGCAG ATATCGGAAAAGAAGAAGCTCATCTCCGCTATAGCGGACAGTTCCATTCATAATGAGCAAGAGCCACTCAGTGGTCAGAGTGATAGTACCTTTACACACCTGAATGCAGTTTCAGAGGGTGAAGAGATTGGCTATGGCCGTCAGACTTTCCTTGATAGGCATGCTCAGCAATCTAAATTTGACACAGTTTATGGAGAATCCATctatgatcagaatgaatactATGAAAGTTTAGATGGCGATGATGCTGAATTCAGTGAATCAtttggcgaggtcaactatgAGCATTATCAGTATCAGTATGACAGTTTTCCTAGAGCTGCTCACAGTGTATATGAACCAGAAGATGCTCACAGCGAAAAGGAGCAGCCAGTTAATGAGGGAGCAAATAACAATTCATCTGCTTCAGGCGGCGTCGATGTTATGAATGTCATATTGGTAGCTGCAGAGTGTGCACCTTGGTCCAAAACAG GTGGGCTCGGAGATGTTGCTGGAGCTTTGCCCAAGGCTTTGGCCAGGAGAGGTCATCGTGTCATG GTAGTAGTTCCAAAATATGGTGACTATGCAGAACCACAAGAGATAGGAGAACCAAGGAGGTACCAAGTTGCAGGGCAG GATATGGAGGTCAAGTATTATCATGCATACATAGATGGTGTGGATTTTGTTTTCATTGACAATCCGATCTTCGACCATGTTGAGAGTGAAATTTATGGTGGAAACCGCACA ATTAACTTTTATCTGCAGGATATATTGAAACGAATGGTTTTGTTGTGCAAAGCGGCTGTAGAG GTTCAATGGTACGTTCCATGTGGTGGTTTCTGCTATGGTGATGGAAATCTTGTGTTCATTGCAAATGATTGGCATACTGCACTGCTTCCTGTTTATTTGAAGGCATACTACCGCGACAATGGTTTTATGACATATGCCCGTTCTGTTCTTGTGATACACAATATAGCACATCAG GGTCGTGGCCCGATAGATGACTTCGGTTACCTGGATTTGCCAGGTCATTGCATGGATCAGTTCAAACTTTATGACCCATTTGGAGGTGATCATCTAAACATTTTTGCAGCTGGTATTAAAGCTGCTGACCGTTTGCTTACAGTTAGCCATGGTTATGCATGGGAGGTCAAAACACCTGAAGGTGGTTGGGGCCTTCATAGTATCATTTATGAAAGCGATTGGAAATTCCAGGGTATTGTAAATGGTATTGACACAACTGATTGGAATCCTTGGCATGATGTCCACCTACAGTCTGATGGATACACCAATTATTCTCTAGAAACCGTTCAAACAGGTAAAGCACAATGTAAGGAAGCATTGCAGAAAGAGCTTGGCCTCCCAGTTCGTGGTGATGTTCCTGTCATTGCTTTTATTGGACGGTTAGACCATCAGAAAGGTGTTGACCTGATAGCAGAAGCTATGCCATGGATTGCTGGCCAAGATGTACAATTAATTATGCTGGGTACCGGAAGGCAAGACCTTGAAGATACATTGAGGAGGCTTGAGAGCCAGCACTATGACAGGGTTAGGGGCTGGGTCGGGTTTTCTGTCAGGCTGGCACATCGTATGACTGCAGGGGCTGATATACTATTGATGCCATCAAGGTTTGAGCCATGCGGGTTGAACCAGCTATATGCCATGATGTATGGGACTGTCCCAGTTGTTCATGCGGTTGGAGGTCTCCGAGACACGGTCGAACAGTATAATCCCTATGAGGAGGTTGGACTTGGTTGGACTTTTGAAAAGGCAGAGGCAAACAAAATGATCGATGCACTAGGGCACTGCTTGAACACGTACAGAAATTACAGGAGCAGTTGGGAGGGCATCCAAAGGAGAGGGATGATGCAAGATCTAAGTTGGGACAATGCTGCCAAACTCTATGAGGAAGTTCTTGTTGCTGCCAAGTACCAGTGGTGA